AATAAACGGAGACGCACATGGATTCGCCGGCAAGCCTCAACGATCTTCAACACACGACACTCGCCATCGTCCTCGCAGGCGGACGCGGCACGCGCCTCGGGCCGCTGACGAACAAGCGCGTGAAGCCCGCCGTGCACTTCGGCGGCAAATACCGGATCATCGATTTCGCGCTGTCCAACTGCCTGAACTCGGGCATCCGCCGCATTGCCGTCGTCACGCAGTACAAGGCGCACTCGCTGCTGCGGCACGTGCAGCGCGGCTGGGGCTTCCTGCGCGGCGAGTTCAACGAGTTCATCGACCTGTGGCCGGCGCAGCAGCGCGTCGAAGGCGCGCACTGGTATCGCGGCACGGCCGACGCCGTGTTCCAGAACCTCGACATCATCCGTTCCATCGGCCCGAAATACGTCGTCGTGCTGGCGGGCGATCACATCTACAAGATGGACTACACGCGGATGGTGATGGATCACGTCGAATCGGGCGCCGATTGCACGGTCGGCTGCATCGAGGTGCCGCGCATGGAAGCGACGGCGTTCGGCGTGATGCACGTCGACGAGCAGCGCCGCGTGACGGGCTTCGTCGAAAAGCCCGCCGACCCGCCCGCGATGCCCGGCCACCCCGACATCGCGCTCGCCAGCATGGGCATCTACGTGTTCAGCGCCGATTACCTGTACTCGCTGCTCGAGGAGAACATCAGCAGCGTCGCGACGGACCACGATTTCGGCAAGGACATCATTCCGCGCGTCGTC
The DNA window shown above is from Paraburkholderia sp. PGU19 and carries:
- the glgC gene encoding glucose-1-phosphate adenylyltransferase, with product MDSPASLNDLQHTTLAIVLAGGRGTRLGPLTNKRVKPAVHFGGKYRIIDFALSNCLNSGIRRIAVVTQYKAHSLLRHVQRGWGFLRGEFNEFIDLWPAQQRVEGAHWYRGTADAVFQNLDIIRSIGPKYVVVLAGDHIYKMDYTRMVMDHVESGADCTVGCIEVPRMEATAFGVMHVDEQRRVTGFVEKPADPPAMPGHPDIALASMGIYVFSADYLYSLLEENISSVATDHDFGKDIIPRVVTTGTAIAHPFSMSCVSSDPSVEPYWRDVGTIDAYWAANLDLASTIPALDLYDRNWPIWTHQEQLPPAKFVRDLNGLQGSGTNLIVCGGCVISGSQISRSVLSSNVVVNSFCNIAEAVLLPQVSIGASCRLRKVVIDRGCQIPDGTVIGEDPVRDGERFYRTDSGVVLVTAEALKRQSAAAR